The Pelobacter seleniigenes DSM 18267 genomic sequence TAAATTGAGTCCAACGGGAAAACGAGCGGAATTTCTGACCGGCGTGATGTTTGTTTGCCAGAGCCTGAAATTCATGTCTCGGGAAAATACGTACAATTTGAGAAAGAACAGTGCTACAATGCGCCATGGCTTGGAACTCCTTGTTTTCAATGTGATTTTGGCGAATTCATTGTAACACAAGTGGGCTCCAGGCCATTGTTTTTATTGATCAATCTATGAGACAGCAGTGAAGCTCTCTTTCGTTTCTTGAGGAATATCCCTTGCTTCTTCAAACTCTTTTACCATATCAAGAGAAGGAATGGTCGGTGTCCTGTGCTCTTCGCTATATGAGTCAGCCACCAATTGATACCAATGCTGAGTGGTATAAGCTCCGCAATGAGGGCAGCTAAATGCCGTTTTAGATATCAATGGAGTATTTTTTTCTGACATTGCTTGATTCCTTGGTTGCCCCTAACGCCGCCATAAACGGCGCGAGCTTGCGAGCGTCCGGCGACCGTAGGGAGCGAATTTAATGGCCTTGTTATGTGTTTGATTCACGGTTTGCAGCCTCAATTAGGTCGTAGCCTTTATTTTTAAACCAAATCCCAAAACAAACTGCGACTGACATTAGGATTAGCAAAACTATTAGAAAATCAGAACCATCAACGACTACCGCTATATAGTTTGATATTTTTTCTTTTTCTCCCTCAAAGAGCGCCTTACCAAAGTAAAGAAAAGGTGTTACGAAAATAGCGTATATGACACTCTCTTGGAGCTTCTCACCTAATTTCACCAAAGACTCCCCATGGGACTTTTTTACTTCCGGTGTTCTAGAATTTATATCCATATTTCTCTCTATGTCTTTGAATCAGAGGGCCCTGACACATAACGGTAAATAGACAGTCTGCATAAAACTGCAAACACAGAAAGTCAGAGCTATATAAAATCCTTTACAGAATTTCCGATAAATTTAATTTCCACCATGGATTTCATATCTTTAAAAGCATATCAACCTCTTACCTACCAGATATATACAGACTGTATAAACCGGTACAGAAGCCATCTATCGGGATTTTGATACAATTAAAAAATTCCCCCACACTTCATAACCACATCCCCAACAAAAAGAGCCGCAATCTGTAGATCCCCCAATCTCCCAAATTACGGCTTTTCATTTGAATACCTGAAAAACAACGTCTATAAAACTACACTCAAACAAGCATCATTACAAGATTTTTATATTTCAGCAATTCACCCCGAATAAAACTTCAACCCGACCAACGAAAAGATCAACACCGACAGAAAAAACATCCTTCCGAAATTGACGGGATCGCCGTAGATGGCAATCCCGAGGATGACAGTACCGATAGAACCGATGCCGGTCCAGACGGCGTAGGCGGTGCCCATGGGGATGGTCTGCATGGCGCGGGAAAGGAAATAGAGGCTTAAGCCCGCACCGAGAATGACGCCGGTATCGGGGAGGATGCGGGTGAAGTTGTCCGACGCTTTCAGGCAGGTGGCGAAAAAGACCTCGAAGATACCGGCGATGATGATGTTGATCCAGCCCATGATGATCCCTTTCGGCGCCGTCAGCCCTGTTGCGCTGTCAGGTAATTGCGCCAGCCGCCCAAGTGGGTGATCTCCTCGGCGGCGGCGATGGCCCAGGGTTCACAGATAAAACCTTTCACCGTTGAGCCATCCGCCAGGATCAGGCTGCCGATCCCCAAGGGGGCGGGAACTTCTGCGGTGAACTCGCCGAAAGCCTCGGCGGTCAGGGCCCAGACCTCGACCTCCAGCCCTGCCCCGCTAAAGTCCGGGTCACGGATCAGGCCCGGTTTGGCCGGTTTGGTTCCGGCCAGGGCGTAAAGGCGGTAGTCGCCTGCCGTTCTCGTGGTGGCCTGCAACCTGGCCCCACGTCTGGTCAGCTGATGGTTGAGGGGCTGGCCGCTCAGGTGGGCACCGACGACGGCCAGTTGTATCAGCTCATCCGCAAGGTTCTCCTTCATCTTTGATTCATCAGCCAGTGGATATTCAGTGCCCCCGACCTGGAGCGATGCGCTCTCGGCACGATGCAGGCGGTCGGCCAACCGGGCCAGGTCGCTGTCGCAAAAGGCCGGAGCAATCAGAGTCACGCCGAAGGGCAGGCCGTTGCTGGCGCGGAACCCGGCCGGGACGGCCACGGCGCTGCAGTCGAGCAGGTTGACGAAGTTGGTATAGGTGCCCAGGCGGCTGTTGAGTTCGATGGGATTTGCGGCCACATCCTCAACCCGGTAAATGGTCGGCGCGGTCGGCAGCAGCATGACATCCATCTGCTGCCATTGCCGGTTGCAGATTTTGGCGAGCTCGCGCAGGCGATACTCTCCCTTGAACGCTTCCACCCCGCTGATCCGGGTTGCCCCTTCGACAATGGTGCGCACGGTCGGGTCCATGTCCGCGCCATGTTCGGCCAGAAAGTCACCGATGGCGGCGGCCCGTTCCGCGACCCAGGGACCGGAATAGAGCAGTTCGGCACTCTGCTGGAAAGGACGATAATCGATCTCGACCCCTTCCCCGCCAAGAGCCTGTAAAGCACTGATGCTGGCGGCGTAAAGCGCAGCGGCCTCGTCATCACCGAAGAATTCGCGCTGATCCTGCGGCAGGTAGCCGAAGCGGAATCGTTCGAGGGGCAGCGAGCGCTCATGCATGGCTCTTGAATAAGGATCGCTGTCATCCTCCCCCTGCATAATCCCGCGCACCAGGTCGGCTTCACCGCAGCTGGCGGCGAACACGGTGACGCAGTCGAGGGAGCGACAGGCCGGGACCACGCCGCTGGTGCTGACCAGTCCCTTGGTGGGTTTGACCCCGACCAGATTGTTGAAGGCCGCAGGCACCCGACCAGACCCGGCGGTGTCGGTTCCCAGGGCAAAGCTGACCAACCCCGCACCGACCGCCACGGCCGAGCCGGAGCTGGACCCGCCGGAGACGTAATCGGCATCGAACACGCAGCGCGGAGCACCATGGGGAGAACGGGTGCCGACCAGACCGGTGGCGAACTGATCGAGGTTGGTCTTGCCGATCAGGATCGCCCCGGCCGCCAGCAGTTTGGCGACTACAAAAGCATCGCTGTCAGGCTGATAAGCATAAGCGGGACAGGCCGCGGTGGTGGCAAAACCCAGGCAGTCAATATTGTCCTTGACCGCAAAGGGGATGCCGTACAGCGGCAGGTTTTCCACCCCGCCGGGCTGTTCGATCAGCCACTGCGCCCGTGCCAGCAATTGCTCACGACTGGCGCGGCTGATCCAGACCGCCCGATCCGGGTAGGCAGCGCAGCGTTGCAATACCTCTTCCACCATTTCCACTGGGCTCAGACCGTTGCTATAGGCCTCGCGCAAGCGGGGAATTTCCAGACTGGCAATCTTCATGATGCGACCTCCTCCAGGACGGCCACGGCCTGCCCGGCCTGGAGCGCCTGCCCCGGCTGACAGAGCAGCTCGCGGACAATGCCGCTCTTGTGGGTTTTGATATCCAGTTCCATCTTCATCGATTCCACCACCAGCAGTGTGGTCCCGGCCGCGACCCGTTCACCGGGCTGCACCTTGACCTGCCAGACATTGCCGGGCACCGCGGCCGGGGCGATAAAACAGCCCTCGGGCACCTTGACCGGTTCGACATCGCTGAGCGGGGTATCGGGCTCGGCGACAATCTCGCTCAGGCCCAGGTCCTTCCAGCGCAGCCGCTCCGCTTCAAAGGAGCTTTGCTGATGTTGCTTGAAGGCCGCGATGGACTCATGATTATCCGCCAGGAAGCGGTTGTAATCCTTGAGGCTGAACTGATCCTCTTCAATCCGCACCTGGTATTCGCCATGAGGAAACTTGTCACGGGCGTCAAGCAGCTCTTCGGCCGAGACCGGGAAGAACCGAATCCGGTCAAAGAATTCCAGCAGCCAGGGCTTGCCCTGAGGGAAGACCTCAGTTGCACGGAAGCGATTCCACATCTGGATGGTGCGGCCGACAAACTGGTAGCCGCCCGGCCCTTCCATGCCGTAAACGCAAAGATAAGCCCCACCGATGCCGACCGCGTTCTCCGGGGTCCAGGTTCGCGCCGGGTTGTATTTGGTGGTGACCAGGCGCTGGCGCGGATCGACAGGCGTCGCCACCGGTGCGCCAAGGTAAACATCCCCCAGGCCGAGAACCATGTAATCGGCGTTGAACAGCACATCCTTGACCGCCTGCTCATCCGCAAGGCCGTTGATACGGCGAATGAACTCGATGTTGGACGGACACCAGGGGGCTTCGGGATAGACCAGTTCCTGATATTTGCGGATCGCCAGGCGGGTCTGCTCGTCATCCCACGACAGGGGCAGATAGACAGTACGGCTCGGCACCACGATTTCATCGATGGCCGGCAGTTCCTGTTCAGCAGCCGCCAGCATATCGATCAACTTGCTGCAGGGGAGCAGACGGCTATCGTAGTGAATCTGCAGGGAACGGATGCCCGGAGTCAGATCGATAATCCCGGCGATCTTCTGCTCGGTAACCCACTGCTGAAGGGTGTGGACCCGAAAGCGCAGGTTGAGATCGAGCTGGGCGGGACCGAATTCGATGAGCAGATAGTCGTCGCCGCAGCGCCGGTAGCAGGTGGCCATGTCGCCGACCTGACCATGACGCAGGATCGGACTGGCCGGATCGCCCGCAGCCTTGTTCGGGATAATAAGCTGGGGAGCCGTCGGCTTGAGCCCGGCTAGGGCGGTGTCCTGGGCCTGGCGCTGGGCCGTGGCCACAGTTTCATCGACCTGCACAAAACGCACTTTGTCCCCAGGTTTGAGCTGGCCGATCTTCCACAGATCGGCCTGAATGATGGTGGCCGGGCAGACAAAGCCGCCCAGGCTCGGGCCATCCGGACCGAGGATAATCGGCATATCGCCGGTAAAGTCGACGGTACCGATGGCATAGGCGTTATCATGAATATTGGACGGGTGCAAACCGGCCTCGCCGCCATCCTCGCGCGCCCAGTGCGGTTTCGGCCCGATCAGCCGAACCCCGGTGCGGGCGCTGTTGAAATGGACCTCGTAGGCGGTGGCGAAGAAGGTCTCGATATCCTCAGTGGTGAAGAAATCGGGAGCCCCATGGGGACCGTAAAGGACCTTGAGGGTCCAGTCGTTGGTCAGCTCGGGCAACAGTCCGGCGGCGACCGTATTCACCACCGGTGCCACCGCTCCCTCCCCTGCCACCCGCAGGACATCCCCGGCCTTGAGCACGGCCGTGGCATGGCCGCCGAACCGGCCGAGGCTGAAGGTGGCCTTGCTGCCCAGATAATCGGGGGCGTCAAACCCGTTGCGCACGGCCAGGTAGCTGCGCTGGCCGGGACCGTCGATCTCGGCCAGTTCCAGAGTCTGCCCCGGCCGCACGCTGACTGGCTGCCACATGGGGAGAGGTTCACTGTCGAGCAGCGCACGCATGGGCGCACCACCCAGGGCGATGACGGTCTCACAATTGAAGCTGAGCACCGGCCCGGTCAGGGTCATCTCCAGCCCGCAGGCCCCTTCATCGTTACCGACGATGCGATTGAGCAGGCGGAAAGAATAGTGATCCATGGGTCCGCTCGGCGGCACCCCGACATTCCAGTAGCCGAGGCGGCCCGGATAGTCCTGCAGACTGCTCTGCGCGCCGGGCAGCACCACATTGATGGTGTTGGCCTGGTAGGGGAGCGCGTCCAGGGCCTTGGTATGGACCCGCCCTTCACAGAACAGCGAGGTCGTGCTGATCTGGGTCAGGTAAGCGAGGTTGGTCTCGATGCCGTAGATGGCGCTGTGTTGCAGCACCTGCTGGAGCTTGGCGACGGCCTCGGCGCGGGTCGCCCCGCTGACGATCAGTTTGCTGAGCAGGGGATCGTAAAAGGGGGAGATCTCGCTGCCTGTTTCGACCCAGCCGTCCACCCGGCAATCTTCGGGAAAGACCACCTTGGTCAGAGTGCCGGAACTGGGCTGAAAGTCCTTGCCCGGATCTTCGGCATAAACCCGCACTTCGATGGCCGCCCCCTGCGGCTGCCGCACCAGGGAACTTAACGGCGGCAGCTCATCGGCGGCCTGGCGGATCATCCATTCCACCAGGTCGACGCCAAAGACCTCTTCGGTCACACCATGCTCGACCTGCAACCGGGTGTTGACCTCAAGGAAGTAAACCGCGTCACTGCCGGTGTCGTAGATGAACTCGACGGTTCCGGCCGAGGCATAATTCACCGCCCGCCCCAGCTGCACGGCATAGGCGGCCAGCTCGGCCCGTTGCAGGTCGGACAGGCCCGGCGCGGGAGTTTCCTCAATGACCTTCTGATTACGCCGCTGCAGGGAACAGTCGCGCTCGCCCAGAGCGATCACTTCCCCTTTGCCGTCACCGAAGATCTGCACTTCGATATGTCGGGCTTTGGCGACGTATTTTTCCAGAAAGACCCCGCTGTTGCTGAAGTTGTTCTGACTGAGCCGGCGCACGCTGGCAAACTTGCTTTCCAGTTCGGCAGCTGAATAACAGAGTTGCAGGCCGATCCCACCCCCGCCGGCGGTACTTTTCAGCATCACCGGGTAGCCGATCTGGGCCGCCGCGGCCAGCGCAGCGGGAAGATCTTCGATAAGCTCAGTGCCGGGGAGCAGCGGCACGTTACTGCTGCGCGCCAGCTCCCGAGCGGTGTGCTTCAAACCAAACTGGCTGATCTGCTCGGCCGTGGGGCCGATGAAGCGGACCCCGACCGCGTCCAGTTGGCTGGCGAAGTCAGTATTCTCACTCAAAAACCCGTACCCGGGATGGACCGCATCGACCTGATGTTCGCGGCACAGGGCGACGATTTTAGCGGCGTTGAGATAACTTTCCGCGGCCGGAGCCGGGCCGACGCAGTAAGCTTCGTCAGCCAGACGGACATGGGGCGCGTGACGGTCGGCCTCGGAGTAGACGGCCACCGCAGCGATCCCCAGCCGCCGCAGGGTGCGGATAATCCGGCAGGCGATCTCGCCGCGGTTGGCGACCAGGACTTTTTTGAACATGATCTCCCCCCGCGGTCAGGCTGCAACAGCGCCGTCCCAGACGAGGATTTCCACCGGAGTCGGGTTGTAGGCGTTACAGGGGTTGTTCAACTGCGGACAGTTGGAGACCAGGATAATAATGTCCATGTGGGCTTGCAGTTCGACGTACTTGCCTGCATCGCTGATCCCGTCCTCGAAAGTCAGGCCACCCTCGGGAGTCACCGGGACGTTCATGAAGAAATTGATATTCTCCGGGATATCCCGCTTGTCCATGCCATACTGCGGATTCTCGGCCAACGCCAGCAACCAGCTGTCGCGGCAGGCGTGCATGCATTTCTTTTCCAGGGCGTAGCGGACCGTGTTCGATTCGGTGGCGCAGGCACCACCCAGGGTGTCATGACGGCCGCAGGTATCGGCAATAATGTCGAGCATCAGGTTGCCGTCGTTGGAGAGCAGCCGGGTCCCGGCGCTGAGGTAGATGTTCCCCTGCTCGCGGATGGTATTGAAGGCGCTGTAGCGTTCGCTGGGATCGGCCGCATTATAAAAAATGGTGTCGGCGGCCTGGTTCCCCTCCATATCGAGAATCCGCACCACTTGCCCTTTTTTCACCGTTTCCATCAGGTAATCGCCGGCCGGGACCACTTTGCGCCAGGCAGCGTTGTCGACATGGTAAATACTTTCCTTGATCATGAGTTCCTCCTCTTACAGGCCAAGATGGTAAAGACGATTGTTTTCGAAACCGCGCCCGTTTTCCGGGCGGGAATTTCGGCACAGGTCGTCCTCGGTCACCGGAGCAGCCTTGCTGATCTGGTAATTGACCGGCTTGACCGGGTAGCTGGAGGCAGGGTTTAAGGGATGGGGACAGGTATGCAGCAGCACCAGGGTGTCCATCTCAAAGCGCAACACCACCGAAGCGCCGGCTTTGCTGTGATCCGGGACAAAGGTCATGCCCCCGTCGCCGTCGACAGTCACCTTGCTGAACCAGTTGACATTGCCCATCAGGTCGCGCTTGCCCAGACCGTATTTGCCCGCTTCAACCAAAAAGCTGTGGCGGCCGCTCAGGGTCCAGTCGTTGCCGCACTCCTGGTAGGAGCGCCGTCCCCATTTCTTTTCGATCATGGCGTCATCGGTATCGCCGCTGACCGTGTCGTGCCAGCCCAGGCTGTCCTCAATAATCGAGCAGAAGATCCGCCCCATATCCGAATACAGGCAATGCCCTGCGGTCAATTTGAAGGTGTGCTGGCATTTCAGGGTATCGGGCGCGTTATAGCGTTCCAGCAAATTGAGGGGATTGTAGAAGAGCATCGCCAGGTTGGCGCCGCCTTCGACATCGGTCAGGCGCAGCTGGGTGCCGCGCCGCATCAGCATGGACCAGTGGGCACCGCCGGGGATGCAGTCCTGGTAGAGAATGGATTGAGAATCGTTCATCAGGTCTCTCCTTGTCGCACAGGGTTTGTGCGCATCCGGGTCGTCCCGGGTTTGTTCCTTTATCGGCCGCGGCCATGACCGGGTCGTCCCGGCCGGAACCAACGTGATTCAGCCCGCCTGCAGTTCCGGCAGGGCGAAGCTGTCCTTGTTCTGATTTTGATAATGTTCCATGGCCCGCGCTTTGAGCGGGTCGTTGTCGTTAAGCTTGAGATCCATGGTAATGGTCGCCCCATAGTAGGGCAGTTCTTCCTCGCGGGTCCGGTGCCGGTCGAAGACGATAATCCGGTTACCCAGATGGAAGGCTTCGCGCAGATCGTGGGTGACCATGAAGACGGTCATCCCGGTTTCCCGCCAGAGCCGCAGCATCAGCTGATGGATATCGGCCCGGATGCCCGGATCAAGAGCCCCGAAGGGCTCATCCAACAGCAGCACCTTGGGCTTTTTGATCAGCGCCTGGGCAATGGCCAGCCGCTGCTGCATGCCGCCGGACAGTTCGGACGGATACTTGTCGCGCGCCGCATCCAGCCCCACGGAATCGAGGTAATGACGGCATTCCTCCAGGACCGTCCGCTTCTTGCGGCCGAACAGCTTGCCAAGCAGGGGTGCCTGGGCAAATTCCAGCCCCAGAGCGACATTCTCCTGCACGTTCAGGTGCGGAAACACCGAATAGCGCTGGAACACCACTCCCCGCTCCTGGGACGGCTCCGGGGAAATTGCCGCGCCGTCAAGAAGAATGCTCCCTTCGCTGGGTTGCTCCTGGCTGAGCAGCAGGCGCAGAAAGGTCGATTTTCCACAGCCGGACGGTCCAACGATGGACACGTAGGAACCGGATTCCACATCCAGATTGATATTTTCCAGCACCGGCTGGGTGCCGAAGCGCTTCCAGACTTTGTCCACCTTGACGTGAGACATCAACGCCCCCTTTCTGCGGCAAACCAGGGGAACAGCAGGCTTTGCGTCCGGCGCAGTAAAAAATCGAGAGAAAAGGCCAGGAAGGTGATCCAGGCCACATAGGGCAGGATCGTGTCCATGGCCAGATAACGGCGGAGCAGGAAGATCCGGTAGCCGAGACCGCTCTGGGCAGCAATGGCCTCAGCCGCAATCAGGAACAGCCAGGCCGAACCGAGAGTCAGGCGTACCGCATCGATGAGCCGCGGCCAGACCTGGGGCAGGATCACCCGCACGGCCAGCTGCCAGGAACTGGCCCCCAGGGTCTGGGCCTTGATCAGCTGTTCGCGGGGGATTTCCTCCACCCGCAGAGCGATATCGCGAATGATCACCGGGGTGATGCCGATGACGATCAACGCCACCTTGGCCACCTCACCCAGACCGAAGACAATGAACAGGATCGGCAGCACCGCCAGCGGCGGCAGCATGGAGACCACCGTGACAAAAGGCAGCAGCCCGGCCCTGAACAGGGGCAGCAGGCCGATATGCACGCCCACGGTCATCCCGAGCAAGGTGGCGACCAGCATGCCGCAACCAAGCCGCGCCAGACTGGCCAGGGTGTCGGTCCAGAGCAGGTAGTCCCCGCTGCGCTTATCCGGCTCGAAGGCGACCCGGGCAATGGCATCGGCAAAGGAATGCAGGCCGGGCAGCAGCTTGTCGTTGGGGTTCGCGGCCAGGCGGATTTCGGAACCGACGACATAAGCCAGCAGCACCAGGGCAAACGGCAGCAGAGTCAGAAAAATACTCAGATGCCGGTCGGGTTTTCGATTAATCATGCGAACTTTCATGATCAGCAGCTTTCCTTGCGCAACAGAGGTGTCAATTCATTCCAAAAGGGTCTTACATTTTGCAGGGTGGGGGAAAAACGCTTCCCCCTGCCCTGCCTGAAAAAGCCTCGGAGCAGGCCTTTCCAACATCCTGCTAAAGCTTGTATTTGGCAGCCAGTTCCATGAACGAGGTATCAAAGCGGAACTTCACATTCCCTTTGTCACCGAGAATCTTGCCGTCCGGGAAAGCAATACCGACCACATCCGGGCTGGGGGCGGCGTCGCCGAGCAGGCCGTGTTCAAAGAGGAAGTTGCGGACCGTATCCATGGTCCGGTGCAGTTGCTGACTCTGGCCGAAGTAGACGGCTTCCTCGGGACGGAAAAACATCTTGGTGCTGTTCAGCTGCATATCGTAACCGGCCAGATCGGTGCCGGAGGCCTTGCCCATGGCGGCCCGAGCCTCTTTACCGGCCGCATCATCCCGCTTCATCAACGCCATCATCTCGTACCAGGCGCCGGTCAGGGCTTTGCCGAACTCGGGATTGTCCTTGAGAACATCGGTGTTGACCACGGTCAGGTCGATAATTTCACCAGGGATATTGCTGGAATCAAAGACCTTGTGGGCATCGGGCATGGACATGATCTCGGCGACCAGCGGATTCCAGGTGACCACGGCGGTGACATCCGGCGTCGAGTAGGCGGCGATCATGTCCGCATCCGAGGTATTGATCACATTGATATCGCGCTCGCTCAGCTTGATCGAGTCAAGCGCCCGGGCCAGCAGATAGTGGGACACGGACAGTTCCACCAGATTAACCGACTGCCCCTTGATGTCAGCCAGTTTGTCGGTGCCCTTGAGGATCACCGCGTCGTTGCCGTTGGAGAAGTCGCCGACCAGCAGGGCGGTGGTATCGATCCCGCCGACGCAGGGGATGGCCAGGGTGTCCATGTTGGTCGCGGTCACCCCGTCAAAAGCGCCGGCGGTGTATTGATTGATGGATTCGATATAATCGTTGAATTGAACGACTTCGATCTCGATGCCGTATTTGTCGGCCCACTTTTTGACAATCCCCTGGGCGGCAGCTTCGCCCCAGGGCATCCAGCCGACATAAATGGACCAGGCCAGTTTGAAATGCTTGCGTTTTTCGGCAAATGCGGATGTGGACAGGGAGGCAGTCACAAAAACTGCCAGCAGAAGTGTTACAAAGATACGCTTTCTCATGGTGTCAGACCTCCTGAAATAAGTTGAGAGGGCTGACGGAGAAACCAAGGTTTTGGCAATCGTCGCCAACCCTCACGAATCTCCCGGGCTTTTATCCCGCCGTGTACCCTGGCGCTGTTCACCGCCAGGAACGCAGCTCTCGGACCAGACACCCTGTTGTACGGATCGGAACCCTAGCTGCTCTTTGTATAGCTAACAGACCCTGCAGCAGCCATGCCAAAGCTGCAAAAGCCATAAAAAAGGCCTGAAGCCGAAACTCCAGGCCGCGACCTGCTGTTTTTTTCACCACATTGATTATTTATTAAGCAGATCAGCAATAAGTATTACAGCCGGAGAATTGCTTCCCAAAGGTCTGTTTCCACCGGGATGCCCGCCCGCAGGTTCTCCTGCCGGGTTGCCAGCATCCCCTGGCCGGGATAGCGAATGGCAGCACCTCCGTCCAGCGACGGAGTAGCAAGGAATTCAGCGATGGCGGTCTGTAGCTGCGCGTCAGCAGCACTCCCTGCCCGTGAGATGCTGTCGATGGCGATGAAGACCTGGGAGACTCCGGTTTCCGGGCCGCGGCGGCTGATCTCGGTGGTCGTATCACCAGCGCTGATCAGGGCGGCAAGCAGATCAAGGGCAAAGGCCAGCCCCGACCCTTTCCAGAAGCCGATGGGCAGGGCCCGACGTGATTGCAGGATGGCATCCGGGTCGGTGGTCAAGTCCCCATTCTGATCATAACCGCCAACCAGGGGGAGCTGTTCGCCACGCCGCCGCAGAACTTCGAGCTTGCCGTTGGAAAATTGACTCATCGCCATGTCCAGCAGGATCGGGCTCTCCCCGTTAGGAATGGCTATGACCAGCGGGTTATTGCCGATCTTTTTC encodes the following:
- a CDS encoding DMT family transporter, with amino-acid sequence MGWINIIIAGIFEVFFATCLKASDNFTRILPDTGVILGAGLSLYFLSRAMQTIPMGTAYAVWTGIGSIGTVILGIAIYGDPVNFGRMFFLSVLIFSLVGLKFYSG
- the atzF gene encoding allophanate hydrolase codes for the protein MKIASLEIPRLREAYSNGLSPVEMVEEVLQRCAAYPDRAVWISRASREQLLARAQWLIEQPGGVENLPLYGIPFAVKDNIDCLGFATTAACPAYAYQPDSDAFVVAKLLAAGAILIGKTNLDQFATGLVGTRSPHGAPRCVFDADYVSGGSSSGSAVAVGAGLVSFALGTDTAGSGRVPAAFNNLVGVKPTKGLVSTSGVVPACRSLDCVTVFAASCGEADLVRGIMQGEDDSDPYSRAMHERSLPLERFRFGYLPQDQREFFGDDEAAALYAASISALQALGGEGVEIDYRPFQQSAELLYSGPWVAERAAAIGDFLAEHGADMDPTVRTIVEGATRISGVEAFKGEYRLRELAKICNRQWQQMDVMLLPTAPTIYRVEDVAANPIELNSRLGTYTNFVNLLDCSAVAVPAGFRASNGLPFGVTLIAPAFCDSDLARLADRLHRAESASLQVGGTEYPLADESKMKENLADELIQLAVVGAHLSGQPLNHQLTRRGARLQATTRTAGDYRLYALAGTKPAKPGLIRDPDFSGAGLEVEVWALTAEAFGEFTAEVPAPLGIGSLILADGSTVKGFICEPWAIAAAEEITHLGGWRNYLTAQQG
- the uca gene encoding urea carboxylase codes for the protein MFKKVLVANRGEIACRIIRTLRRLGIAAVAVYSEADRHAPHVRLADEAYCVGPAPAAESYLNAAKIVALCREHQVDAVHPGYGFLSENTDFASQLDAVGVRFIGPTAEQISQFGLKHTARELARSSNVPLLPGTELIEDLPAALAAAAQIGYPVMLKSTAGGGGIGLQLCYSAAELESKFASVRRLSQNNFSNSGVFLEKYVAKARHIEVQIFGDGKGEVIALGERDCSLQRRNQKVIEETPAPGLSDLQRAELAAYAVQLGRAVNYASAGTVEFIYDTGSDAVYFLEVNTRLQVEHGVTEEVFGVDLVEWMIRQAADELPPLSSLVRQPQGAAIEVRVYAEDPGKDFQPSSGTLTKVVFPEDCRVDGWVETGSEISPFYDPLLSKLIVSGATRAEAVAKLQQVLQHSAIYGIETNLAYLTQISTTSLFCEGRVHTKALDALPYQANTINVVLPGAQSSLQDYPGRLGYWNVGVPPSGPMDHYSFRLLNRIVGNDEGACGLEMTLTGPVLSFNCETVIALGGAPMRALLDSEPLPMWQPVSVRPGQTLELAEIDGPGQRSYLAVRNGFDAPDYLGSKATFSLGRFGGHATAVLKAGDVLRVAGEGAVAPVVNTVAAGLLPELTNDWTLKVLYGPHGAPDFFTTEDIETFFATAYEVHFNSARTGVRLIGPKPHWAREDGGEAGLHPSNIHDNAYAIGTVDFTGDMPIILGPDGPSLGGFVCPATIIQADLWKIGQLKPGDKVRFVQVDETVATAQRQAQDTALAGLKPTAPQLIIPNKAAGDPASPILRHGQVGDMATCYRRCGDDYLLIEFGPAQLDLNLRFRVHTLQQWVTEQKIAGIIDLTPGIRSLQIHYDSRLLPCSKLIDMLAAAEQELPAIDEIVVPSRTVYLPLSWDDEQTRLAIRKYQELVYPEAPWCPSNIEFIRRINGLADEQAVKDVLFNADYMVLGLGDVYLGAPVATPVDPRQRLVTTKYNPARTWTPENAVGIGGAYLCVYGMEGPGGYQFVGRTIQMWNRFRATEVFPQGKPWLLEFFDRIRFFPVSAEELLDARDKFPHGEYQVRIEEDQFSLKDYNRFLADNHESIAAFKQHQQSSFEAERLRWKDLGLSEIVAEPDTPLSDVEPVKVPEGCFIAPAAVPGNVWQVKVQPGERVAAGTTLLVVESMKMELDIKTHKSGIVRELLCQPGQALQAGQAVAVLEEVAS
- a CDS encoding urea amidolyase associated protein UAAP2 → MIKESIYHVDNAAWRKVVPAGDYLMETVKKGQVVRILDMEGNQAADTIFYNAADPSERYSAFNTIREQGNIYLSAGTRLLSNDGNLMLDIIADTCGRHDTLGGACATESNTVRYALEKKCMHACRDSWLLALAENPQYGMDKRDIPENINFFMNVPVTPEGGLTFEDGISDAGKYVELQAHMDIIILVSNCPQLNNPCNAYNPTPVEILVWDGAVAA
- a CDS encoding urea amidolyase associated protein UAAP1; the protein is MNDSQSILYQDCIPGGAHWSMLMRRGTQLRLTDVEGGANLAMLFYNPLNLLERYNAPDTLKCQHTFKLTAGHCLYSDMGRIFCSIIEDSLGWHDTVSGDTDDAMIEKKWGRRSYQECGNDWTLSGRHSFLVEAGKYGLGKRDLMGNVNWFSKVTVDGDGGMTFVPDHSKAGASVVLRFEMDTLVLLHTCPHPLNPASSYPVKPVNYQISKAAPVTEDDLCRNSRPENGRGFENNRLYHLGL
- a CDS encoding ABC transporter ATP-binding protein, giving the protein MSHVKVDKVWKRFGTQPVLENINLDVESGSYVSIVGPSGCGKSTFLRLLLSQEQPSEGSILLDGAAISPEPSQERGVVFQRYSVFPHLNVQENVALGLEFAQAPLLGKLFGRKKRTVLEECRHYLDSVGLDAARDKYPSELSGGMQQRLAIAQALIKKPKVLLLDEPFGALDPGIRADIHQLMLRLWRETGMTVFMVTHDLREAFHLGNRIIVFDRHRTREEELPYYGATITMDLKLNDNDPLKARAMEHYQNQNKDSFALPELQAG
- a CDS encoding ABC transporter permease, with amino-acid sequence MKVRMINRKPDRHLSIFLTLLPFALVLLAYVVGSEIRLAANPNDKLLPGLHSFADAIARVAFEPDKRSGDYLLWTDTLASLARLGCGMLVATLLGMTVGVHIGLLPLFRAGLLPFVTVVSMLPPLAVLPILFIVFGLGEVAKVALIVIGITPVIIRDIALRVEEIPREQLIKAQTLGASSWQLAVRVILPQVWPRLIDAVRLTLGSAWLFLIAAEAIAAQSGLGYRIFLLRRYLAMDTILPYVAWITFLAFSLDFLLRRTQSLLFPWFAAERGR
- a CDS encoding putative urea ABC transporter substrate-binding protein, producing MRKRIFVTLLLAVFVTASLSTSAFAEKRKHFKLAWSIYVGWMPWGEAAAQGIVKKWADKYGIEIEVVQFNDYIESINQYTAGAFDGVTATNMDTLAIPCVGGIDTTALLVGDFSNGNDAVILKGTDKLADIKGQSVNLVELSVSHYLLARALDSIKLSERDINVINTSDADMIAAYSTPDVTAVVTWNPLVAEIMSMPDAHKVFDSSNIPGEIIDLTVVNTDVLKDNPEFGKALTGAWYEMMALMKRDDAAGKEARAAMGKASGTDLAGYDMQLNSTKMFFRPEEAVYFGQSQQLHRTMDTVRNFLFEHGLLGDAAPSPDVVGIAFPDGKILGDKGNVKFRFDTSFMELAAKYKL